The Geminocystis sp. NIES-3709 genome contains a region encoding:
- a CDS encoding PD40 domain-containing protein — MSTTIFNTEYILSEVIGIIKDDLQDFLLFGDVETTLNLAFGDNYDRTSTDAILTAWGKGDFSNLPKIEIVSSNILGSANGGFAVSTNTIYLSDRFSKTASADLFRAVIIEEIGHFLDAKVNQIDTQGDEGEIFSNLVRGITLTSSSVSVLQTENDLDTVLINEELVSIEKSTTYTGTNLGELNTGIQQLLSKLQAGVNSQILGANLPLLGTKLNGNPNTQFIQNLQNYFQTVLQGSHLSAISIQQALTNALGASGANVLLENITFNETTDNLEFALRLGKSSTNPLSFTTSTDTNLGLPGIDLSLTGSAQSNLSYDLNFKFGINKTSGFYFRTDQTNEFSVKLDTTLPGLNANAKLGFLKLNAQDAGSKFNGLFAVDLKDGDGKVQLTELPSLNLSSFIDPKLTGAANVKLGLKTAFAQNTNFPTLSSDFTLDWNFNGQTLGTGTTQNFGSLPAVAFKNVELDLGTFLNGYMEPILNRIKTITQPIQPVLDFFTKEYDFEFTKFSILDIAESLGAITQSDKDFIESLAEVGKLVNSVPSSGLAINLGSFNFGTQDIRTGGFNLGNIIPTNITSQDLETQLNSDPQANNFISRLLNMPGGGLSMPILSDPNAAFGLLLGKDVDLFKYKLPRFDFQTEYSQYFPLPIITAVGMRLTGKFGGFIDLGLGFDSKGFRDYQFSDKESDILNGFYIDNPSTPEVGFNMGVEASAELNLGVASAGGGGGIYGDFKFDLNDPDADGKVRFNELASLLSNPQDLFEAKGQITAGFFAYASVGVGYLKTTKRFNLPEFTLAEFNWGKQIPPGLALATLSSGTLYLNVGIRASSRIVGDTTDIAEVFSLKHEAGTATSETIVISGFQFNQTYTNVQQIRADAAEKDDRIILQENILVGAILNGGNGNDVISGGSGQDSISGNNDRDNLQGRGGNDTLRGGSGNDYVLGGLDNDFLYGDGEDDFLDGESGNDRVSGGAGNDMVFGNVGNDSLYGDSNEDELYGDAGADLLDGGTENDVIYGEAGIDTLKGGAGADLLDGDTENDSLYGDAGNDTLKGGVGADLLDGGTENDSLYGDGGIDTLKGGVGADLLDGGTENDVIYGDAGNDLLKGGAGNDLLDGGTENDSLYGDAGNDLLKGGAGNDLLDGGTENDSLYGDGGIDTLKGGVGADLLDGGTENDVIYGDAGNDTLKGGAGNDLLDGGTDYNDLDGGDGVDTVTYINLTRKVIVNIDQTKDYSHTDYRWKALEYVLFSANYFVSSAGLARTDTYDLLNNLENIMGSQFADLLIGNAFDNQIIGQKGNDLIVGNDGNDTLDGGEDIDVVVYGYDPATSVYVNLELNTAIDGYGKTDTLLDIEYAIGSDGDDTLVGNGQDNVLEGEKGNDLIESKIGNDVLYGDDGNDSLYGETGIDTLYGGLGNDLLDGGTENDSLNGYGGNDTLYGGTGVDRLYGNTENDLIYGDDDNDFIYGDAGHDTLKGGEGVDLLDGGTENDFIYGEGGIDTLNGRTGNDWLDGGTENDFIYGNAGNDTLKGGEGVDLLDGGTENDFIYGEGGIDTLKGNVGNDLLDGGTENDSLYGDAGNDTLYGGTGNDLLDGSTENDSLYGDGGIDTLKGNVGNDLLDGGTENDSLYGEGGIDTLKGGTGNDLLDGSTENDSLYGEGGIDTLKGGTGNDLLDGGTENDSLYGEGGIDTLKGGTGNDLLDGGTENDSLYGEGGIDTLKGGTGNDLLDGGTENDSLYGDAGNDTLKGGTGNDLLDGGTENDSLYGEGGIDTLYGGAGNDLLDGGTENDSLYGDAGNDTLKGGLGQDTLIAGAENDRGEGGTEGDYLRGEVGNDTLYGNDGDDVIVGGNEQQPLTFGDNDFLSGGNGNDILKPGWGDDIVDGGDGIDTLILDYSTLPTQAVNWVGYEEGTSNYDAYVSNAYGMLTPIRTSLNTAYSYRTTISADGTTIAVFGYLKTSDTDALGIPGLWVQKINSLEPPVQIMNYRGGDVKLSGDGSKIIWYEQSSVWTANADGTQVKRLTSLSYLDYSFTSGEGEQSTTISADGKTIAWARYKDSKTTIYIANFDGTNQRTIQVDSYVNSLDLSDNGFKITWAINWGGVWVANTDGSNKRELSGDLSAYNLVSSISGDGAIVAWVGTQTGVYAARTDGSQRWLVPNTEKVYSFGIDSLSYDGKRVVLDSSGEGVYVASVDGAEPLTLISSDIFSGGILESPSLSNYADIGVRYNSFNLSTGNGEINTWGPSRVKYSSVEQFNITGTAYGDDLRGGNLDDTLTGGDGGDTLTGGTGNDTYVLKALTGGGSLINDLSGTDKLDLSDINLILGVPSTSGNGMRRAGTTLFIDLNKDGVAGNNDLRIDNFFNATGTSAGSGFIETVDNLVGSNIVANLQIGNDTITGSAEDDLLDGWLGNDQLKALAGNDTLRGQDGNDVLDAGEGNDLLQGGNGNDTLAPGWGDDLVDGGAGTDILVLDYSNLNTRAVAWTTSTRKDNLFTSDSYEYSTFIANAYGLGTPVKLRDSNYNSSDLFALSGDGTTYAYFNTDGYNYDNPEFGLWVGKTDGGSPIKIDNNDYYYSYGISLSSNGNKIAWNSDGIYVANGDGTGKVALPNSSSAYGNFILSGNGNQIAWTNGNTLYVANTNGTNIRKITQNNGENISLSEDGSQIIWQGYQGDKYGVWYANTNVDLPMVKAFRGGNSSEFVSIIHSNGIKAIWADGSYGNFLAVGSVGSSEIQQVAGAYNLSQNFKDYSVLSDDGAKVAFIKLIGYQNPINSQDGLYGLYVADSFLTGTATLVTTVKRDIDENPYALGSSFGITNQLSLSSYVDIGVRYNSFNVSTGTGEINTWGPSRVKYSDVERFNIIGTRYGDDLRGANLGDTLMGGIGNDTITPGLGIDSVDGGVGNDLLVINYSTLTSNITSVIGTTINTIGDGINNIITYSNFEIFNVVTGSGTDKINGGVGDDTINGGSGADTMVGANGNDIYHVDDIGDRVVEALNEGTDFINSSVTYTLSVNIENLILTGTGNINSTGNTLSNLITGNIGNNNLSGGDGNDTLTSGRGNDTLNGGTGGDSMTGGRDNDIYYVDNTGDHVVELSNEGIDTVNSTITYTLGSNIENLTLTGTGNINGTGNTINNLITGNSGNNNLRGGDRNDTLIGGIGNDTLIGDTGNDIYYVDNTGDRVVENSNEGTDTVRSTITYTLGTNVENLVLEGTGNVNGTGNTDNNSITGNNLDNHLTGGDGNDTVNGRGGNDTLTGGIGNDSMIGGIGNDSYYVDSTGDQVLELLSEGADTVRSTITYTLTTNVENLVLEGTANINGTGNTLNNLITGNTGNNNLSGGDGNDTLNGGSGHDTLIGGIANDSMIGGTGNDTYYVDSTDDRILENLTEGTDTVRSTITYNLGTNVEHLILQGTGNINGIGNSLRNNITGNNLDNHLTGGDGNDTLNGGAGNDTLIGELGNDSLIGGSGNDTLIGGIGNDSMIGGIGTDYFRFNSSGEGIDAEGTLRARITDFNVIDDTILIRRDGFSGGLSLGTLPVNQFRVGSSATTSSQRFIYNSSNGAFFFDVDGNGATAAVQFATLNTGLALTNADILVI, encoded by the coding sequence ATGAGTACAACTATTTTTAACACAGAGTATATACTATCAGAAGTTATTGGTATTATTAAGGATGATTTACAAGATTTTTTATTGTTTGGTGATGTTGAAACTACTTTAAACTTAGCATTTGGGGATAACTACGATCGTACAAGTACTGATGCGATTTTAACGGCTTGGGGTAAGGGTGATTTCAGCAATTTACCGAAAATTGAGATTGTTAGTAGTAATATCTTAGGTAGTGCTAATGGTGGTTTTGCTGTTTCTACGAATACTATCTATTTATCCGATCGGTTTTCAAAAACAGCTTCAGCAGATTTATTCAGGGCAGTAATAATCGAAGAAATAGGTCATTTTCTTGATGCAAAAGTTAATCAGATCGATACCCAAGGTGATGAAGGAGAAATATTCTCGAACTTGGTGAGAGGGATTACTTTAACGTCTTCATCAGTCTCTGTTCTTCAAACAGAAAACGATCTAGACACAGTGTTGATTAATGAAGAGTTAGTGTCAATAGAAAAATCAACGACTTATACAGGAACTAACTTAGGAGAACTCAATACAGGAATACAGCAATTACTTAGCAAGTTGCAAGCTGGGGTAAATAGTCAAATCTTGGGAGCAAACTTACCCTTATTAGGAACCAAGCTAAATGGTAATCCCAACACTCAATTTATTCAGAATTTACAGAATTATTTTCAAACAGTTTTACAAGGTAGTCATCTATCTGCTATTTCTATACAACAAGCCTTAACCAATGCGTTGGGTGCTTCTGGAGCAAATGTTTTGTTAGAAAATATTACTTTTAACGAAACCACCGATAATCTTGAATTTGCTTTGCGTTTAGGAAAATCCAGTACCAATCCCTTATCATTTACTACCTCAACAGATACGAACTTGGGATTACCTGGCATTGATTTATCCCTTACCGGCTCCGCTCAATCTAACCTGAGTTACGATTTAAACTTCAAATTTGGAATCAACAAAACCAGTGGGTTTTACTTCAGGACAGATCAAACTAATGAATTTTCAGTCAAATTAGACACTACCCTTCCTGGTTTAAATGCTAATGCCAAATTAGGGTTTTTAAAACTAAACGCTCAGGATGCCGGGTCTAAATTTAATGGTCTGTTTGCAGTTGACTTAAAAGATGGTGATGGCAAGGTGCAGTTAACAGAGCTACCATCGTTGAACTTAAGCAGTTTTATTGACCCTAAGTTAACGGGTGCTGCGAATGTCAAATTAGGATTAAAAACGGCATTTGCTCAAAATACTAACTTTCCGACACTGAGTTCTGACTTTACTTTAGACTGGAATTTCAATGGACAAACCCTTGGCACAGGCACTACTCAAAACTTTGGTTCTCTACCAGCAGTTGCGTTCAAGAATGTCGAATTAGATTTAGGCACATTTCTTAATGGCTACATGGAGCCAATACTGAATCGGATCAAAACAATTACTCAACCCATCCAACCTGTCCTTGATTTTTTTACAAAAGAATACGATTTTGAATTTACCAAATTCAGTATATTAGACATTGCGGAGTCATTGGGCGCGATCACGCAATCAGACAAAGACTTTATTGAATCATTGGCAGAAGTGGGGAAACTGGTTAACAGTGTGCCTAGTAGTGGTTTAGCGATCAATCTCGGCAGCTTTAATTTTGGAACTCAGGATATTCGTACTGGTGGCTTTAATCTCGGCAATATCATTCCAACAAACATCACTTCTCAGGATTTGGAAACTCAGCTTAACAGTGATCCCCAAGCCAATAATTTCATCAGTAGGTTGTTAAATATGCCGGGTGGTGGCTTGTCCATGCCAATCCTATCAGATCCAAATGCAGCGTTTGGGCTACTGCTTGGTAAAGATGTTGATTTGTTTAAATACAAATTGCCTCGATTTGATTTTCAGACTGAGTACAGCCAATATTTTCCTTTACCCATAATAACAGCAGTTGGAATGCGGCTGACTGGCAAGTTTGGTGGATTCATTGACTTAGGATTGGGATTTGATAGCAAAGGTTTTCGTGATTATCAATTTTCTGATAAAGAATCAGATATACTAAACGGTTTTTATATTGATAATCCAAGCACTCCAGAAGTTGGCTTTAATATGGGAGTGGAGGCATCAGCAGAACTAAATTTAGGTGTTGCCAGTGCTGGTGGTGGTGGGGGAATTTATGGAGATTTCAAATTTGACTTGAACGATCCAGATGCTGACGGTAAGGTAAGGTTTAATGAACTTGCCTCGTTACTTAGCAATCCCCAGGATTTATTTGAGGCGAAGGGGCAAATAACAGCGGGTTTCTTTGCTTATGCTTCTGTTGGTGTAGGGTATTTAAAAACAACCAAAAGATTTAATTTACCTGAGTTTACCCTTGCAGAATTTAATTGGGGTAAACAAATACCCCCTGGACTAGCTCTGGCAACACTCAGTAGTGGAACATTATATTTAAATGTAGGAATAAGAGCTTCATCCAGAATCGTGGGTGATACGACAGATATTGCAGAAGTCTTTTCACTTAAACATGAGGCGGGGACGGCTACCAGCGAGACGATCGTTATATCTGGGTTTCAGTTTAACCAAACCTATACTAATGTCCAGCAGATTAGAGCTGATGCGGCTGAGAAGGATGACAGAATTATTCTACAAGAAAATATTCTTGTGGGTGCAATCTTAAATGGTGGAAATGGCAATGATGTGATCTCTGGTGGTTCTGGTCAGGATTCCATTAGTGGGAATAATGATCGGGATAATCTTCAGGGTCGTGGAGGTAATGATACTTTGAGAGGCGGTAGTGGCAATGATTATGTTTTAGGTGGTTTAGACAATGATTTCTTATATGGTGATGGGGAAGATGATTTTCTTGATGGCGAAAGTGGAAATGATCGAGTTTCTGGTGGTGCTGGGAACGATATGGTTTTTGGTAATGTTGGTAATGATTCTCTTTATGGCGATAGTAACGAGGATGAACTTTATGGTGATGCGGGTGCTGACCTGTTAGATGGTGGCACGGAGAATGATGTAATCTATGGTGAGGCAGGAATTGATACCCTCAAGGGTGGTGCAGGTGCAGACTTGTTAGACGGTGACACGGAGAATGATTCTCTCTATGGTGATGCCGGGAATGATACCCTCAAGGGTGGTGTGGGTGCAGACTTGTTGGACGGTGGCACGGAGAATGATTCTCTCTATGGTGATGGAGGAATTGATACCCTCAAGGGTGGTGTGGGTGCAGACTTGTTAGACGGTGGCACGGAGAATGATGTAATCTATGGTGATGCCGGGAATGATCTCCTTAAGGGTGGTGCTGGTAATGACTTGTTAGATGGTGGCACGGAGAATGATTCTCTCTATGGTGATGCCGGGAATGATCTCCTTAAGGGTGGTGCTGGTAATGACTTGTTAGATGGTGGCACGGAGAATGATTCTCTCTATGGTGATGGAGGAATTGATACCCTCAAGGGTGGTGTGGGTGCAGACTTGTTAGACGGTGGCACGGAGAATGATGTAATCTATGGTGATGCCGGGAATGATACCCTTAAGGGTGGTGCTGGTAATGACTTGTTAGATGGTGGTACGGATTATAATGATCTTGACGGTGGTGATGGTGTTGATACGGTTACATATATCAACTTAACCAGGAAAGTTATTGTTAACATTGATCAGACAAAAGACTATAGCCATACTGACTATCGTTGGAAAGCGTTGGAATATGTATTGTTTTCTGCAAATTACTTTGTTAGTTCGGCTGGATTAGCTCGAACAGATACCTACGATCTTCTCAATAATTTAGAAAATATTATGGGTTCTCAATTTGCTGATCTTCTCATTGGCAATGCTTTTGATAATCAAATCATCGGGCAAAAGGGGAATGATTTAATTGTTGGCAATGACGGCAATGATACTTTAGATGGCGGAGAAGATATTGATGTTGTTGTTTACGGTTATGATCCGGCAACTTCTGTTTATGTCAATCTTGAGCTAAATACAGCAATAGACGGTTACGGTAAAACTGATACTTTATTAGATATAGAATATGCCATTGGTTCTGATGGTGATGATACGTTGGTGGGTAATGGACAGGACAACGTGCTTGAAGGAGAGAAAGGTAATGACTTGATTGAAAGTAAAATTGGGAACGATGTGCTTTATGGTGATGATGGCAATGACTCTCTCTATGGTGAGACGGGAATTGATACCCTTTATGGTGGTTTAGGTAATGACTTATTAGACGGTGGCACGGAAAATGACTCTCTTAATGGCTATGGTGGTAATGATACTCTCTATGGTGGCACTGGTGTTGACAGACTTTATGGAAACACAGAAAATGACCTAATCTATGGAGACGATGATAATGACTTTATTTATGGAGATGCGGGACATGATACTCTCAAAGGTGGTGAAGGAGTCGATCTGTTAGATGGTGGTACAGAAAATGACTTTATCTATGGAGAGGGGGGAATTGATACCCTTAACGGTCGTACTGGTAATGACTGGTTAGATGGTGGCACGGAGAATGACTTTATCTATGGAAATGCGGGAAATGATACTCTCAAAGGTGGTGAAGGAGTCGATCTGTTAGATGGTGGTACAGAAAATGACTTTATCTATGGAGAGGGGGGAATTGATACCCTCAAGGGGAATGTTGGTAATGATCTGTTAGATGGTGGTACAGAAAATGATTCTCTCTATGGTGATGCTGGGAATGATACCCTCTATGGTGGCACTGGTAATGATCTCTTAGACGGTAGTACAGAAAATGACTCTCTCTATGGTGATGGGGGAATTGATACCCTCAAGGGGAATGTTGGTAATGATCTGTTAGATGGTGGTACAGAAAATGACTCTCTCTATGGAGAGGGTGGAATTGATACCCTCAAGGGTGGCACTGGTAATGATCTCTTAGACGGTAGTACAGAAAATGACTCTCTCTATGGTGAAGGAGGAATTGATACCCTCAAGGGTGGTACTGGTAATGATCTCTTAGACGGTGGTACAGAAAATGACTCTCTCTATGGTGAAGGAGGAATTGATACCCTCAAGGGTGGTACTGGTAATGATCTCTTAGACGGTGGTACAGAAAATGACTCTCTCTATGGTGAAGGAGGAATTGATACCCTCAAGGGTGGTACTGGTAATGATCTGTTAGATGGTGGTACAGAAAATGATTCTCTCTATGGTGATGCTGGGAATGATACCCTCAAGGGTGGTACTGGTAATGATCTGTTAGACGGTGGTACAGAAAATGACTCTCTCTATGGTGAAGGAGGAATTGATACCCTCTATGGTGGTGCAGGAAATGATCTGTTAGACGGTGGCACAGAGAATGATTCTCTCTATGGTGATGCTGGGAATGATACCCTCAAGGGTGGTTTAGGTCAGGATACTCTCATTGCTGGGGCAGAAAATGACCGAGGTGAGGGCGGAACTGAGGGAGACTATTTACGAGGAGAGGTGGGGAACGATACCCTCTATGGCAATGATGGCGATGACGTTATTGTGGGAGGAAATGAACAACAACCCCTCACTTTTGGTGATAATGATTTCCTTAGTGGTGGTAATGGTAATGATATTCTCAAGCCGGGTTGGGGGGATGATATTGTTGATGGTGGAGATGGTATTGATACCTTGATCCTTGATTACTCCACTTTACCCACTCAGGCGGTTAATTGGGTAGGTTATGAAGAAGGAACTTCTAATTATGATGCCTATGTAAGTAATGCTTATGGAATGCTCACACCTATCAGAACTTCTCTCAATACTGCTTACAGTTACCGAACTACTATTTCTGCTGATGGTACAACGATCGCTGTTTTTGGATACCTAAAAACTTCAGATACTGATGCTCTGGGTATTCCGGGATTGTGGGTACAAAAAATTAATAGCCTTGAACCCCCTGTGCAGATAATGAATTACAGAGGTGGTGATGTCAAACTTTCTGGAGATGGCAGTAAAATAATTTGGTATGAACAGAGCAGTGTTTGGACTGCTAATGCAGACGGTACTCAAGTTAAAAGATTAACTAGCTTAAGTTATTTAGATTATAGTTTTACCAGTGGAGAAGGAGAACAATCCACAACTATTTCTGCTGATGGAAAAACTATTGCTTGGGCAAGATACAAAGATTCAAAAACAACTATTTATATTGCCAATTTTGATGGAACGAATCAAAGAACCATTCAAGTAGATAGTTACGTAAATAGTTTAGATTTATCTGATAATGGTTTTAAAATTACTTGGGCTATTAATTGGGGTGGCGTTTGGGTTGCCAATACCGACGGGAGTAATAAACGAGAACTGTCAGGAGATCTTAGTGCTTATAATTTAGTTTCTTCAATTTCTGGTGATGGTGCTATAGTTGCTTGGGTTGGTACTCAGACGGGTGTCTATGCCGCTAGAACTGATGGCTCTCAACGGTGGCTGGTGCCAAACACAGAGAAGGTATATAGTTTTGGTATTGATTCTCTTTCTTATGACGGTAAACGAGTTGTTTTGGATAGTTCAGGTGAGGGAGTTTATGTCGCCAGTGTTGACGGAGCAGAGCCTCTCACTTTAATTTCTTCCGATATTTTTAGTGGTGGAATTCTTGAAAGTCCATCATTGTCTAACTATGCGGACATTGGCGTTCGCTACAATTCCTTTAACCTGAGTACGGGTAATGGGGAAATTAACACTTGGGGACCGAGTCGAGTTAAATATAGCAGTGTTGAGCAATTTAATATTACTGGAACTGCTTATGGTGATGATTTAAGGGGGGGCAATCTTGACGATACCCTCACGGGGGGAGACGGCGGTGATACCTTAACTGGGGGAACCGGAAATGATACTTATGTATTAAAAGCTCTAACAGGAGGAGGTAGTCTAATCAATGATCTTAGTGGCACAGATAAACTCGACCTGTCAGATATTAATCTTATCTTAGGAGTTCCCTCCACATCAGGGAACGGAATGCGTCGGGCAGGAACTACCCTATTCATTGACCTGAATAAAGACGGTGTTGCAGGGAATAATGATCTGCGTATTGATAATTTCTTCAATGCAACGGGGACATCAGCAGGAAGTGGGTTTATTGAAACTGTAGATAATTTGGTTGGCAGTAATATCGTTGCTAATTTACAAATAGGCAATGACACCATTACTGGTAGTGCTGAGGATGATCTCCTCGATGGTTGGTTGGGGAATGACCAACTCAAAGCTCTAGCCGGTAATGATACTTTACGGGGACAAGATGGCAATGATGTTCTGGATGCTGGGGAAGGGAATGATCTTCTTCAAGGTGGTAATGGCAATGATACCCTTGCACCAGGTTGGGGGGATGATCTTGTTGACGGCGGTGCAGGAACGGATATTTTAGTTTTGGATTATTCTAATTTGAATACTCGAGCGGTGGCTTGGACAACTTCAACACGGAAGGATAATCTCTTTACTTCTGATTCTTATGAGTATTCGACTTTTATTGCTAATGCTTATGGTCTCGGAACTCCTGTAAAACTAAGAGATAGTAACTATAACTCCAGTGATCTTTTTGCTCTTTCTGGTGATGGTACAACCTATGCTTATTTTAACACCGATGGTTACAACTATGATAATCCAGAGTTTGGTTTATGGGTTGGAAAAACTGATGGTGGTAGTCCTATCAAAATTGATAATAATGATTATTACTATAGTTATGGAATTTCTCTATCTAGTAATGGGAATAAAATTGCTTGGAATAGCGACGGTATTTATGTAGCGAATGGTGACGGAACGGGAAAAGTAGCACTTCCGAATAGTTCTAGTGCTTATGGTAATTTTATCCTTTCTGGCAATGGTAATCAAATTGCTTGGACTAATGGCAACACATTGTATGTAGCGAACACTAATGGTACAAACATTCGCAAAATTACACAAAATAATGGTGAAAACATCTCACTATCTGAAGATGGTTCCCAAATTATCTGGCAAGGGTATCAGGGAGATAAATATGGTGTTTGGTATGCTAATACGAATGTTGATTTGCCTATGGTGAAAGCCTTCAGAGGTGGTAATTCCTCAGAATTTGTTAGTATTATTCATAGTAATGGTATAAAAGCAATTTGGGCAGATGGTAGCTATGGTAATTTTTTAGCGGTGGGAAGTGTTGGTTCTTCTGAAATCCAACAAGTAGCAGGTGCTTATAACTTATCTCAAAACTTTAAAGATTATTCTGTTTTGTCTGATGATGGAGCAAAAGTTGCTTTTATTAAACTTATAGGCTATCAAAATCCCATCAATTCTCAGGATGGCTTGTATGGCTTGTATGTAGCAGATTCCTTCTTAACGGGAACGGCTACTTTAGTGACTACAGTGAAGCGTGATATAGATGAAAATCCATATGCTCTAGGTAGTAGTTTTGGTATAACTAATCAGTTATCTTTATCTTCCTATGTGGACATTGGTGTTCGCTACAATTCCTTTAATGTTAGTACTGGTACTGGTGAAATTAACACTTGGGGACCGAGTCGAGTTAAATATAGTGATGTTGAACGATTTAATATCATTGGTACTCGTTATGGAGATGACTTGCGTGGAGCGAATTTGGGAGATACTTTAATGGGAGGAATTGGTAATGATACTATTACTCCGGGCTTAGGAATTGACTCTGTTGATGGGGGAGTGGGTAATGATTTATTGGTAATTAATTACTCTACTCTTACCAGTAATATTACCAGTGTTATTGGCACAACCATAAATACTATAGGTGATGGTATTAACAACATTATTACTTACAGTAATTTTGAAATATTTAATGTTGTCACAGGTTCAGGTACAGATAAAATTAACGGTGGTGTTGGGGATGATACTATTAACGGTGGTAGCGGTGCTGACACTATGGTGGGAGCTAATGGCAACGATATTTACCATGTAGATGACATTGGCGATCGAGTAGTCGAAGCCCTAAATGAAGGTACAGATTTCATCAATAGTTCTGTCACCTATACTCTTAGTGTTAACATCGAAAATCTTATCTTAACAGGTACTGGAAACATTAACAGTACTGGTAATACTCTTAGTAACCTTATAACAGGTAATATTGGGAATAATAACCTTAGTGGTGGTGATGGTAATGATACCTTAACCAGTGGACGGGGTAACGATACCCTCAACGGTGGTACGGGGGGTGACAGTATGACAGGTGGTAGAGATAATGATATTTACTATGTGGATAACACGGGTGATCACGTCGTAGAATTATCTAATGAAGGTATAGATACAGTTAATTCCACTATTACTTATACTTTAGGGAGTAACATCGAAAATCTGACGTTAACAGGTACTGGAAACATTAACGGTACTGGTAATACTATTAATAACCTAATTACAGGTAATAGTGGTAATAATAACCTCCGTGGTGGCGATCGTAATGATACCTTAATCGGTGGTATAGGAAATGATACCTTAATCGGTGACACGGGAAATGATATTTACTATGTGGACAATACGGGCGATCGAGTTGTCGAAAATAGCAATGAGGGAACGGATACAGTACGATCGACTATTACCTACACTCTGGGAACAAATGTAGAAAATCTGGTGTTAGAAGGCACGGGGAATGTTAACGGTACAGGTAACACTGACAATAATAGTATTACGGGTAATAATCTTGACAACCATCTCACTGGTGGAGATGGTAATGATACTGTCAATGGACGTGGTGGTAATGATACTCTTACCGGTGGTATAGGAAATGATTCCATGATTGGTGGTATAGGAAACGATAGTTACTATGTGGACAGTACAGGCGATCAAGTCTTAGAATTATTGAGTGAAGGTGCAGATACTGTTCGATCGACTATTACCTATACTTTAACGACTAATGTAGAAAATTTAGTATTGGAAGGAACAGCAAATATCAACGGTACGGGTAACACTCTTAATAACTTAATTACTGGTAATACTGGCAATAATAACCTCAGTGGAGGAGATGGGAATGATACCCTTAACGGTGGTAGTGGTCACGATACTTTAATTGGTGGTATTGCCAATGATTCCATGATAGGTGGAACAGGAAATGATACCTACTATGTGGACAGTACAGACGATCGAATCCTTGAAAATCTCACAGAGGGTACAGATACAGTTCGATCGACTATTACCTATAATTTAGGAACAAATGTAGAACATCTAATCCTACAAGGAACAGGAAATATCAATGGTATAGGAAACAGTTTACGTAACAATATTACGGGTAATAATCTTGACAACCATCTCACTGGTGGGGATGGTAACGATACTCTCAATGGTGGTGCTGGGAATGATACTCTCATCGGTGAATTGGGAAATGATAGTCTTATAGGTGGTAGTGGTAACGATACTTTAATTGGTGGTATTGGCAATGATTCCATGATTGGTGGTATCGGTACTGATTATTTCCGTTTTAATTCTAGTGGTGAAGGAATCGATGCCGAAGGCACGCTGCGCGCCCGAATTACTGATTTTAACGTTATTGATGATACTATTTTGATTCGTCGAGATGGTTTTAGCGGTGGTTTATCATTAGGTACTTTACCAGTAAATCAATTCCGTGTAGGTTCATCGGCTACCACATCTTCTCAACGTTTTATCTATAACTCTAGTAATGGTGCATTCTTCTTTGATGTGGATGGTAATGGTGCAACGGCGGCGGTGCAATTTGCGACTTTAAATACTGGTTTAGCTTTGACTAATGCTGACATTCTCGTGATTTAA